The following proteins come from a genomic window of Trichoplusia ni isolate ovarian cell line Hi5 chromosome 16, tn1, whole genome shotgun sequence:
- the LOC113501713 gene encoding uncharacterized protein LOC113501713 → MSSDTDDNSEVLGYQTPKKKKIDNSKHRLQKYRRDWEKNTKDFGPDVSLWLKPHPNDKGKAKCSCCDLTLSANSTTIKLHYASKRHQKVMKSRDATTSSMMAKFVEKGSSGSGVSLLKKQITEAELKMSAFFATHNLAFKVMDHLVPTLKSCFPDSTICQGMQMKRTKCTQIVTNVIGAAHEEEICEKLKKVKFSILTDESTDMSCKTSCIMVRFYDSTAGRIVSRLYDLHDVFPKGDVAAAEEGATGARLYELMISSLKANDIPLENLLGFGCDSASNNVGDYNSIISRLRQECPGVILMKCVCHSLHRASSDACKTLPRLCEDLARNIFSYFRQSAKRKAQLQQFQEFTSVKDHQMLGLAITRWLSFLPAIERILEQWQALRLYFTDVWLAERTLAAEQIFNALQDPFMKLYYSFLAWVLPKVTYMNAFFQSTTVVVTTLHDKMATAYRELLCTYMYQDYVARTNLTEIQPDDTSRFIRLECIYLGVAVMEGLNNPDVMARPDLITSFRSKCRDYLIHLCKGIKDRFPFDDKLLMALPVLQPEKALSARQRDRTPSLLFLCELCPRAKPSYHNELQQLDDEWRRLSLDQVSPDVAQEKEVDVFWHKISQIAIDGEKTYTVLPQFALAVLTLPHSNADTERLFSKNNLTKTRIRNKLATKTVKGALLSAQCVKNQSKECCYGFKPTEKMISRMTSAVLYSKTAGAAAEVEVNSDSDDPTLL, encoded by the coding sequence aTGTCAAGTGATACCGATGACAACAGTGAGGTTTTGGGATATCaaactccaaaaaaaaagaagatagaTAATTCAAAGCATCGTCTTCAAAAATATAGAAGAGATTGGGAGAAAAACACTAAGGATTTTGGACCTGACGTATCACTGTGGTTAAAACCTCATCCTAACGATAAAGGAAAAGCTAAATGTTCTTGTTGCGATTTAACCTTATCAGCAAATAGTACAACGATTAAACTGCATTATGCATCCAAGCGGCACCAAAAAGTTATGAAGAGTCGAGACGCTACTACCTCAAGCATGATGGCCAAATTTGTTGAAAAGGGTTCATCTGGATCTGGAGTGTCACTactgaaaaaacaaattactgaaGCGGAGCTGAAGATGAGTGCCTTTTTTGCTACGCACAACTTAGCATTTAAAGTAATGGATCATCTTGTTCCAACGTTAAAATCCTGTTTTCCTGATTCTACAATATGCCAAGGAATGCAAATGAAAAGAACTAAATGCACACAAATTGTGACTAACGTGATAGGTGCTGCACACGAAGAAGAAATATGTGAGAAATTGAAGAAGGTAAAATTCTCTATTCTGACAGATGAGTCTACTGACATGTCTTGCAAGACATCATGCATTATGGTCCGATTTTACGACTCGACAGCGGGCCGTATTGTAAGTAGGTTGTATGACTTGCATGATGTGTTCCCAAAAGGAGATGTGGCTGCTGCCGAGGAAGGTGCCACTGGTGCGCGGCTTTACGAGCTGATGATAAGCTCTTTAAAAGCAAATGATATACCTTTGGAAAACTTATTGGGCTTTGGTTGTGATTCTGCAAGCAACAACGTTGGTGACTACAACTCCATTATAAGTCGTCTGCGACAAGAATGTCCAGGTGTTATCTTAATGAAATGTGTATGTCATTCTTTGCACCGGGCGTCCAGTGATGCATGCAAGACCCTGCCACGATTATGTGAAGATTTGGCccgaaacattttttcttatttcaggCAAAGTGCCAAGAGAAAGGCTCAGTTGCAGCAATTTCAAGAGTTTACATCCGTAAAGGATCACCAGATGCTTGGCTTGGCTATCACACGCTGGCTCTCCTTTCTACCTGCGATAGAACGAATTTTGGAACAGTGGCAAGCTCTTCGGCTTTACTTTACTGATGTCTGGCTTGCAGAGCGTACGCTTGCAGCTGAACAAATTTTCAATGCCCTTCAAGACCCATTTATGAAATTGTACTACAGCTTTTTAGCTTGGGTGCTTCCGAAAGTCACTTATATGAATGCATTTTTTCAGTCAACAACAGTTGTAGTCACGACACTGCATGACAAAATGGCAACTGCATACCGTGAACTTCTTTGCACGTACATGTATCAGGACTATGTTGCAAGGACAAATCTCACAGAAATTCAACCTGACGATACTAGCAGATTCATACGGCTAGAGTGCATATATTTGGGAGTCGCTGTCATGGAAGGTCTTAATAATCCTGATGTGATGGCAAGACCTGACCTTATTACAAGCTTCAGATCAAAATGCCGAGACTATCTGATTCATTTATGCAAAGGAATTAAAGATCGTTTCCCATTTGACGACAAATTACTGATGGCGCTGCCGGTTCTACAACCAGAAAAAGCTTTGTCGGCAAGACAACGAGATAGAACTCCGTCACTCTTATTTTTGTGTGAACTATGTCCCAGAGCGAAACCAAGTTACCATAATGAATTGCAGCAACTAGACGACGAGTGGCGACGTCTATCGTTAGATCAAGTTAGTCCAGATGTAGCCCAGGAAAAAGAAGTTGACGTATTTTGGCATAAAATTTCCCAAATAGCTATTGATGGAGAGAAGACATACACAGTTTTACCTCAATTTGCTCTGGCCGTTTTGACACTTCCACATTCAAATGCAGACACCGAAAGACTATTcagcaaaaataatttgacgaaAACCAGAATAAGAAACAAACTTGCAACAAAAACTGTCAAAGGGGCTTTACTTTCAGCGCAATGCGTAAAAAACCAATCAAAAGAATGCTGTTATGGTTTTAAACCAACTGAAAAAATGATATCTCGAATGACTTCAGCAGTCCTTTATTCAAAAACGGCTGGCGCTGCTGCAGAGGTAGAAGTAAATAGTGATTCCGATGATCCcactcttttataa